The proteins below are encoded in one region of Pseudomonadota bacterium:
- a CDS encoding amino acid ABC transporter ATP-binding protein: MPNPTWTPDQPIVSIKDVHKSFGDLEVLKGISMDVMKGEVICIIGPSGSGKSTLIRCVNALNDIQQGSITVEGQEVNDAKLDKLELRKTVGMVFQQYNLFPHKTALQNIMMAPIKVLKQDPAEVEKRARMLIEKVRLKGKEDAYPGELSGGQQQRVAIARSLAMSPDIMLFDEVTAALDPETVKEVLVTIKDLAEEGMTCMLVTHEMGFAKEIADHIYFTDRGVIVEHGPPSTFFEDAKDPRTREFLSQIL; the protein is encoded by the coding sequence ATGCCAAACCCCACCTGGACCCCGGATCAACCCATCGTCTCGATCAAGGACGTACACAAGTCCTTCGGCGACCTCGAGGTGCTCAAGGGCATTTCGATGGACGTCATGAAGGGCGAGGTGATCTGCATCATCGGCCCCTCGGGCTCGGGCAAGTCGACGCTGATCCGCTGTGTGAACGCGCTCAACGACATCCAGCAGGGCTCGATCACGGTCGAGGGCCAGGAGGTCAACGACGCCAAGCTCGACAAACTCGAGCTGCGCAAGACAGTCGGCATGGTCTTTCAGCAATACAACCTGTTCCCGCACAAGACCGCGCTGCAGAACATCATGATGGCACCGATCAAGGTGCTGAAGCAGGACCCGGCCGAGGTCGAGAAACGCGCGCGCATGCTGATCGAGAAGGTGCGGCTCAAGGGCAAGGAAGACGCCTACCCAGGCGAGCTCTCCGGCGGCCAGCAACAGCGCGTCGCGATCGCGCGCTCACTCGCGATGAGCCCGGACATCATGCTGTTCGACGAGGTCACGGCCGCGCTCGACCCGGAGACCGTCAAGGAGGTGTTGGTCACCATCAAGGACCTCGCCGAAGAGGGCATGACCTGCATGCTGGTGACCCACGAGATGGGGTTCGCGAAGGAAATCGCCGACCACATCTACTTCACCGACCGCGGCGTCATCGTCGAGCACGGCCCGCCGAGCACCTTCTTCGAGGACGCCAAGGACCCGCGGACGCGCGAGTTCCTAAGCCAAATATTGTAA
- a CDS encoding DUF2057 family protein produces MQYWAKVLAVCTAVLGLGGCASIPGEFDYASDAATAAQLELPYPLRVTSVNGRDVTLPPVLEFPYTVNVDAGTASVAFQYGEPWGVGDDNELVRGEIVVATFVARPGERFTVEFDPPEDTRDLGDAPEYLAGFSAWLRDPSGARIDTTSTGETGVLEVNLTDMMAGNKQPETTATAAAAVPTPAPAPAATTSSSRLESLKSLWGSADEDEKKAFMQWVVAPDS; encoded by the coding sequence ATGCAATATTGGGCGAAGGTGCTGGCTGTTTGCACGGCTGTACTGGGTCTGGGCGGCTGCGCGTCGATCCCGGGCGAGTTCGACTACGCGAGCGACGCCGCCACCGCGGCCCAACTGGAATTGCCTTACCCGCTGCGGGTCACCAGCGTGAACGGGCGCGACGTGACGCTGCCGCCGGTGCTCGAGTTTCCTTACACGGTGAACGTCGACGCCGGCACCGCTTCGGTCGCCTTCCAGTACGGCGAGCCCTGGGGCGTCGGTGACGACAACGAGCTGGTGCGCGGGGAGATCGTGGTGGCGACCTTCGTCGCCCGCCCCGGCGAGCGCTTCACGGTCGAATTCGACCCGCCTGAAGACACCCGCGACCTCGGTGACGCGCCCGAGTACCTCGCGGGCTTCAGCGCCTGGCTGCGCGACCCGAGCGGCGCGCGCATCGACACCACGTCGACCGGCGAAACCGGCGTGTTGGAGGTCAACCTGACCGACATGATGGCCGGCAACAAGCAGCCTGAGACCACGGCCACCGCCGCAGCGGCTGTGCCCACACCGGCGCCCGCGCCGGCTGCAACCACGTCCAGCTCGCGGCTCGAGTCGCTCAAGTCACTCTGGGGCTCGGCAGACGAGGACGAGAAGAAAGCCTTCATGCAGTGGGTGGTCGCGCCCGACAGCTGA